In the Thermus filiformis genome, CCGAACTCTACCTCCGCTGGGCCCAGGCGGCGGTTTTCTTCTCCCACATCCGCTTTCACGGAACTTCTCCCCGGGAACCCTGGTACTTCGGGGAGGAAGTGGCCCGGGCGGTGCGCGCCTTTTTAAGGCTGAGGATGCGGCTTATCCCCTACCTGGAAAGGACTATGGAGGAGTCCCTTCCCTTAGGCCTTCCCCTGGTCCGGCCCTTGCCCCTGGCCTTTCCTGAGGACCCTTACGCCGGCGGGTTTGCGGACGGAGAGTTCCTCCTCGGGCCCGACCTTTTGGTGGCTCCCGTGCTACGCCCAGGAGGGGAGGTGCAGGTGTACGTGCCTCGAGGGCGCTGGTACGATCTGTGGGAGGGCAGGGCCCATGAAGGACCGGATCTCCTCTCCTTCCAGGCGGCTCCGGAAAGGATCCCCCTCTTGGCGCGAGAGGGGGCGGTGATCCCTTGGGGAAGCTACGCCTCGAGGGCCGAGGAAGTGGCTTTGGAAGGATTCCTTGTGGTGGGCGAAGGGGTTCCCTCGTTGGGAAAGAAGGAGTTGGGACGAATCTCAAGCGGTTTTCACCTCGGGGAGCTTCTCTGAGGCCGGGCGTGAAGCCCTCGGAAGCTTCTGGCCCGGCAAAGCCTACGCCAACCCTTCGAAACCGTGCCGACGCTGAAAGCCCGTCCTCCTCACCGCACCTTATCCTTGAGTAAGGAGGAGAAGAACATGCAGGAGTTTCCTACGGATGCCTTCATCGCCGGAAGGTGGCGTCCCCTTTCCCGCCGCTTTCCCGTGGTCTCCCCGGCCACGGGGGAGGCGGTGGCGGAGGTGGCGGACTGCGGCGAGGCGGAGGCCAGGGAGGCCCTGGAGGAGGCGGTGCGGGCCCAGAAGGCCTGGGCCCAGGCCACGGCCTACGAGCGGGCGGGGGTGCTCAGGCGCTGGTTTGAGCTCATCCTGGCCCACGAGGAGCCCCTGGCCCGGCTCATGGCCCTGGAGATGGGCAAGCCCCTCAAGGAGGGGCGGGGGGAGGTGCGCTACGCCGCGGGCTTCGTGGAGTGGTACGCGGAGGAGGCCAAACGGGTCTACGGGGAGACCGTCCCCTCCCAGTTCCCCCACAAGCGGATCCTGGTCCGCTACGAGCCCGTGGGCCCGGTCTACGGGATCACCCCCTGGAACTTCCCCGCGGCCATGGTGACCCGGAAGGTGGCGCCCGCCCTGGCCGCCGGGTGCAGCTTCGTGCTGAAGCCGGCGGAGGAAAGCCCCCTCACCGCCCTCTACCTGGCCCGGCTCTTCCAGGAGGCGGGGGGTCCTCCCGGGGTCTTCCAGGTCCTGCCCACCTCCGACCCTGAGGCGGTCTCCCGGCCCTTCCTGGAGGACGAGCGGATCCGGAAGCTCACCTTCACGGGGAGCACCGAGGTGGGGCTAAAGCTTTACCAGGAGGCGGCCAGGACGCTGAAGCGGGTCTCCCTGGAGCTCGGGGGCGGGGCGCCCGTTCTGGTGTTTAGGGACGCCGACCTGGAGCGGGCGGTGGCGGAGACCCTGCGGGCCAAGTTCCGCAACGCCGGGGAGTCCTGCGTGGCGGCGAACCGGATCTTCGTGGAGGCCCCCATCGCCGAGGCCTTCGCCCGGGCCTATGCGGAGGGGGTGAGGGCCCTTAAGGTGGGGGACCCCCTTGCGGAGGAGACGGACATCGGCCCCTTGGTGAACGAGGCGGCCTTGAGGAAGGTGCGGGCCCACGTGGAGGACGCC is a window encoding:
- a CDS encoding NAD-dependent succinate-semialdehyde dehydrogenase yields the protein MQEFPTDAFIAGRWRPLSRRFPVVSPATGEAVAEVADCGEAEAREALEEAVRAQKAWAQATAYERAGVLRRWFELILAHEEPLARLMALEMGKPLKEGRGEVRYAAGFVEWYAEEAKRVYGETVPSQFPHKRILVRYEPVGPVYGITPWNFPAAMVTRKVAPALAAGCSFVLKPAEESPLTALYLARLFQEAGGPPGVFQVLPTSDPEAVSRPFLEDERIRKLTFTGSTEVGLKLYQEAARTLKRVSLELGGGAPVLVFRDADLERAVAETLRAKFRNAGESCVAANRIFVEAPIAEAFARAYAEGVRALKVGDPLAEETDIGPLVNEAALRKVRAHVEDALARGASLVAGGEAKGLFFLPTVLLDVKPESLLFREETFGPVAPLTVFQGEEEALRYANAFPVGLAAYVFTRDLSRAFRVAEALEYGIVGVNDGVPSTPQAPFGGMKRSGLGREGGRWGLEEYLEVKYVSLGL